In the Colletotrichum higginsianum IMI 349063 chromosome 7 map unlocalized unitig_7, whole genome shotgun sequence genome, one interval contains:
- a CDS encoding TBC domain-containing protein, with product MSQPDNPAATISPEVTKETKVKRLSTDSDSDEENQQDAFEDAAVDVAEVAEVTEVRSLTQRTPSVSKPPPTEETDPEPPKKEEIEDEKDAAAPPSPAKEANHFVDEEFKSDDDDSEIKRKASPVSHRLSNTSNLDDIKLDDDHPALQESESKPISPIEEKPPPKKMSISSITGALPSMPWSPPAEPSPAKSPIVPAAAPPQTAPSAALPPPPGPPTRKLTSPFSWLSRNSTSKEKETSPPPQASPRRNTASSIATLTSNSEMMLGRLDEEKEGAGASGVPRHSLKDRFKMVRLREEAGITLPSDDDKPAPPPKGLGLSTPPAQIGNDKELGADQAPKSPLPTTPNPALAPGTVSGVSAGPSDMSDAQVDWDLWQSVVYEGPAVVARTSSEELNRAIASGIPNAIRGVIWQVLAQSNNEELEIMYRELVARGTDKEVNRNSQSTVSSGSNGNLSIQNDVVNSSASSIHSEHSGANGMPSPHEKSAEAVLKAQQAATVARQKKQKEDTAMLQKLEKTIRRDLGARTSFSKYAAAAGLQEGLFGVCKAYALFDEAVGYAQGMNFLVMPLLFNMSEEEAFCLLVRLMNHYHLRDLFIQDMPGLHKNLYIFERLLEDFEPALYCHLRRRSISPHLYATQWFLTLFAYRFPLQLVLRIYDLILSEGLSAILRFGIVLMQKNVANLLAISDMQQLTVFLKDKLFDAYIDTAPSAGSILENGFFGSSSSSMDKEVYRADQFVRDACDVKITPEILKAYTLEWEEKTRAEKEREAELEQLRSANINFAVKVRKLEERVEAYDSEQAALATELVHTKVENEELKDENESLKGQVRELRNVIQKQPEELENAWKAERDDLMKRNQKVHEENEKLEKEMAELEEELVQTKMQYAEINSQHETLTRKWTDLKRQFA from the exons ATGTCCCAGCCAGACAACCCTGCTGCGACCATTTCGCCCGAGGTCACAAAGGAAACGAAAGTCAAGAGACTTTCGACCGACTCCGATTCAGATGAGGAGAAT CAGCAGGATGCTttcgaagacgccgccgtcgacgtcgccgaagTAGCTGAGGTGACCGAAGTCCGCTCCCTTACCCAGAGGACGCCTTCGGTCTCGAAACCGCCGCCCACCGAGGAAACGGACCCTGAACCCCCGAAAAAGGAGGAGATCGAAGACGAAAAGGATGCAGCAGCCCCTCCATCACCGGCAAAGGAAGCCAACCACTTTGTCGACGAAGAGTTCaagagcgacgacgacgacagcgagATTAAGAGGAAGGCGTCTCCCGTATCCCACCGTCTCTCCAACACCTCCAATTTGGACGACATCaagctggacgacgaccaccCTGCTCTGCAAGAATCAG AATCGAAACCCATTAGTCCTATCGAAGAGAAACCCCCGCCCAAGAAGATGTCCATTAGCAGCATCACCGGCGCCCTCCCATCCATGCCATGGTCGCCGCCAGCCGAGCCATCGCCCGCCAAATCCCCTATAGTCCCAGCCGCGGCCCCTCCGCAAACCGCTCCTTCTGCCGCACTGCCACCTCCCCCAGGGCCCCCGACCAGGAAGCTCACAAGTCCCTTCTCCTGGCTGTCCCGCAACAGCACAagcaaggaaaaggagacctcgcctcctcctcaagcCTCCCCTCGACGCAATACTGCCAGCTCCATCGCGACTTTGACAAGCAACTCCGAGATGATGCTCGGCAGGCTGgatgaagagaaggagggggcCGGCGCCAGCGGTGTGCCCCGCCATAGCTTGAAAGACCGCTTCAAGATGGTGCGGCTACGGGAAGAAGCGGGCATCACATTGccgagcgacgacgacaaaccTGCTCCACCCCCCAAAGGACTGGGTTTGAGCACCCCTCCTGCACAGATCGGCAACGATAAGGAGCTGGGGGCCGACCAGGCACCTAAGTCGCCACTGCCCACGACCCCGAACCCGGCATTGGCACCAGGGACGGTATCTGGAGTCTCGGCCGGTCCATCTGATATGTCGGATGCTCAGGTAGACTGGGATCTGTGGCAGTCTGTCGTCTACGAAGGTCCGGCGGTCGTTGCGCGAACGAGCTCCGAGGAGTTGAACAGGGCTATAGCCAGCGGTATTCCTAACGCCATCCGAGGAGTCATCTGGCAAGTCTTGGCCCAGAGCAACAACGAAGAGCTCGAGATCATGTACAGAGAGCTGGTGGCTAGAGGCACTGATAAGGAAGTCAATCGGAACAGCCAGAGCACCGTCAGTTCGGGAAGCAATGGAAACCTCAGCATACAGAATGATGTTGTCAACTCTTCTGCGTCGTCGATTCATTCGGAGCATTCGGGCGCAAACGGCATGCCCTCGCCCCACGAGAAgagcgccgaggccgtgtTGAAGGCACAGCAGGCGGCCACCGTGGCGAGGCAAAAGAAGCAAAAAGAGGACACCGCCATGCTgcagaagctcgagaagacCATTCGGCGGGATCTGGGCGCAAGAACCAGCTTCTCCAAATAcgcggctgcggcggggCTCCAAGAAGGCCTCTTCGGCGTCTGCAAGGCATATGCTCTGTTTGATGAGGCAGTCGGCTACGCCCAAGGCATGAACTTCCTTGTTATGCCGCTCCTGTTCAATATGTCGGAGGAGGAAGCATTTTGCCTGCTGGTACGACTGATGAACCATTATCACCTACGCGATCTCTTCATCCAGGACATGCCCGGTCTTCACAAGAACTTGTACATCTTTGagcgcctcctcgaggacTTTGAGCCCGCTCTGTACTgccacctccgccgccgcagcatcTCGCCGCATCTATACGCTACCCAGTGGTTCTTGACGCTCTTTGCCTACCGCTTCCCCCTGCAACTTGTGCTGCGTATCTACGACTTGATTCTATCCGAGGGCCTGTCGGCGATTCTGCGATTCGGCATCGTCCTGATGCAAAAAAATGTTGCCAACTTGCTCGCCATCTCGGACATGCAGCAGCTCACAGTCTTCCTTAAGGACAAGCTATTCGACGCTTATATCGACACGGCACCGAGCGCCGGAAGTATCTTGGAAAACGGCTTTTTTGGAAGCTCCAGTTCGAGCATGGACAAGGAAGTGTACCGCGCCGACCAGTTCGTCAGGGATGCTTGCGATGTGAAGATCACCCCTGAGATCCTGAAGGCTTACACCCTCGAATGGGAAGAGAAAACGAGGGCGGAAAAGGAACGTGAGGCAGAGCTCGAGCAGTTGCGGAGCGCCAACATCAACTTTGCCGTGAAGGTGCGCAAGCTCGAGGAACGTGTCGAGGCGTATGACAGCGAGCAGGCAGCCCTCGCTACGGAACTGGTTCACACCAAGGTCGAGaacgaggagctcaaggatGAAAACGAAAGTCTCAAAGGACAGGTTCGCGAGCTGCGTAACGTCATCCAGAAGCAGCCCGAAGAGCTCGAGAATGCATGGAAGGCCGAGCGCGACGATCTCATGAAGCGCAACCAGAAGGTTCATGAGGAGAACGAGAAgttggagaaggagatggcagagttggaggaggagcttgTGCAGACCAAGATGCAGTATGCCGAG ATCAACTCTCAGCACGAGACACTTACACGGAAGTGGACGGACCTCAAGCGACAGTTTGCCTGA
- a CDS encoding 40S ribosomal protein S8 → MGISRDSRHKRSASGAKRAYYRKKRAFEAGRQGANTRIGPKRIHTVRTRGGNHKYRALRLDSGNFAWASEGCTRKTRVIGVAYHPSNNELVRTNTLTKSAVVQIDAAPFRQWYEAHYGQNLGRRRQQKQQAAGTVAKEEDAKKSNSVEKKQAERFAAQGKVENALEKQFEAGRLYAVVSSRPGQSGRCDGYILEGEELAFYQRKLHK, encoded by the exons ATGGGTATCTCTAGAGATTCCCGCCACAAGCGCTCCGCCTCCGGTGCCAAGCGCGCCTACTACC GGAAGAAGCGCGCTTTCGAGGCCGGTCGCCAGGGTGCCAACACCCGTATCGGCCCCAAGCGAATCCACACGGTCCGCACCCGCGGCGGCAACCACAAGTACCGCGCCCTCCGCCTCGACAGCGGTAACTTCGCCTGGGCCTCCGAGGGCTGCACCCGCAAGACCCGTGTCATCGGTGTCGCTTACCACCCCTCCAACAACGAGCTCGTCCGCACGAACACCCTGACCAAGTCCGCCGTTGTCCAGATCGACGCCGCTCCTTTCCGTCAGTGGTACGAGGCCCACTACGGTCAGaacctcggccgtcgccgccagcagaagcagcaggccgccggcaccgtcgccaaggaggaggatgccaAGAAGTCCAACTcggtcgagaagaagcaggcTGAGCGCTTTGCCGCCCAGGGCAAGGTCGAGAACGCCCTCGAGAAGCAGTTTGAGGCCGGTCGTCTGTACGCCGTTGTCTCTTCCCGTCCTGGCCAGTCTGGTCGCTGCGACGGATACATCCTTGAGGGTGAGGAGCTCGCCTTCTACCAGCGCAAGCTTCACAAGTAG
- a CDS encoding Integral membrane protein gives MADTKVAQTTSVTIVMMSLITLTVAMRTFVRSVLLRSLGWDDTLVITSWVLTMALCSAILAMTGVGLGSHFEDVSKTDFAQFLRYQVVTQLTYIWAFVTVKMSFAVLYLRLLPDQIYQRINKFLIILLLAEGIEETAVVIFRCTPVERGWTPSVPGTCLDLTIFYYSAFVIKLLTDLVLFIQPIPTIWKLQLRIAKRIGVIFMLSLGLLVCIISVIRVSYIGAFDQDVTFLVADPLLWSEVEVCALIICSGVPSLRPLISRFPALNKALGLSTGKYSKVYYPNQRTTIGGSKPTMGPNAYARATQGKAGGKLSVSSSSYGPSTTRSNIESMDIILPLDLDRPSLVHSVEMGIIKVKNDTQSSQISNIPLSQYVMEDPYFPAGRPMARRKSRGNIHNGTGWIDDD, from the exons ATGGCGGACACAAAGGTCGCTCAAACGACGAGCGTGACCATCGTGATGATGAGTCTCATCACGCTGACAGTCGCGATGAGGACCTTTGTACGAAGTGTACTGTTGCGGAGCTTGGGGTGGGACGACA CACTGGTGATCACCAGCTGG GTACTCACCATGGCGCTTTGCAGTGCAATCCTTGCCA TGACCGGCGTTGGGTTGGGTTCCCACTTCGAAGACGTCTCAAAAACAGACTTTGCACAGTTTCTCAGG TATCAAGTCGTCACACAGCTCACTTACATCTGGGCTTTCGTCACAGTCAAGATGTCGTTTGCGGTGCTTTACCTGCGGCTGCTTCCCGACCAGATCTATCAACGCATCAACAAGTTTCTCATCATTCTGCTACTTGCAGAGGGCATCGAGGAGACAGCGGTGGTAATCTTCAGATGTACTCCTGTCGAGCGTGGTTGGACGCCATCCGTACCCGGGACATGCCTGGACTTGACCATCTTTTACTACTCTGCT TTCGTCATCAAATTGTTGACTGACTTGGTACTCTTCATTCAACCAATTCCGACCATTTGGAAGTTGCAACTGCGGATTGCGAAACGGATTGGTGTTATTTTTATGCTCTCTCTGGGGTTGCT TGTATGTATCATCTCAGTCATCAGAGTGAGCTACATCGGTGCTTTCGACCAAGACGTTACTT TCTTGGTTGCTGATCCCTTGCTCTGGTCCGAAGTCGAGGTCTGCGCCCTCATCATCTGCTCTGGCGTGCCGTCGCTGCGACCGTTGATATCACGATTCCCCGCCCTCAACAAGGCTCTCGGTCTGTCCACGGGCAAGTACTCGAAAGTATATTACCCAAATCAACGAACAACGATAGGCGGTTCCAAGCCGACTATGGGCCCAAATGCGTACGCCCGCGCAACACAAGGCAAAGCCGGCGGGAAATTGTCCGTGAGCTCGAGCTCTTACGGCCCTTCCACGACACGTAGCAACATCGAAAGTATGGATATCATCCTGCCATTGGATCTCGACAGGCCGTCGTTGGTGCACAGCGTGGAAATGGGTATCATCAAGGTGAAGAACGACACCCAGTCATCACAAATATCGAACATTCCACTGTCACAGTACGTGATGGAGGACCCTTATTTTCCCGCGGGACGGCCGATGGCCAGGCGGAAAAGCCGGGGGAACATCCATAACGGAACGGGTTGGATAGACGACGATTGA